The Alosa alosa isolate M-15738 ecotype Scorff River chromosome 9, AALO_Geno_1.1, whole genome shotgun sequence genome includes a region encoding these proteins:
- the loxl5a gene encoding lysyl oxidase-like 5a, with product MVDSLTGLLPIPISQLLSPHHVQPPYPKIEDSYTGESTGQRHLGERAGPWRHKVQWESNGHVYSLLSTGSQFHRPVQSRRSSQFYLTTYRGLGIPWRSTASRASDSESRSRRPHPNVVDSALPLNLRESQSVLSSDAGPHTANSLISSNGNQRFLASFRRDAVSANPTNPSTYDALHGTTGVSALTQEYSGNGGSRGQRSHGEEEPVSEAVHVQPSPSLMDNAEITADQNADIETQEVGRNTSLNETETEGTTEEVGQHLAPGERDSVPQEVFPSAAAYNTTEEDAQLANAENVTNNDSRSKNHRNSVFHNMYPSSGRIRPPAHPPPASGYGTRYFHNGLPDLIPDPYYIQAASYIQRVQMYALRCAAEENCLSRSAYSPSVRDLDYRVLLRFPQRVKNQGTADFLPVKPRHEWEWHSCHQHYHSMEAFSNYDLLEISSERKVAEGHKASFCLEDTSCDHGVRRRYACTVHTQGLGPGCYDTYHANIDCQWIDITDVPPGNYILKVTVNPSRQVEESDFSNNVVRCDVRYTGPYVQVRNCRITVN from the exons ATGGTTGACAGCTTGACTGGCCTCTTGCCCATACCTATCAGCCAGCTACTTTCTCCTCATCACGTCCAGCCTCCATACCCTAAGATTGAGGACAGCTATACAGGGGAAAG CACCGGACAGCGCCATTTAGGCGAGCGCGCTGGACCATGGCGGCATAAAGTGCAATGGGAGAGCAACGGCCATGTCTACAGTTTATTGAGCACCGGATCACAGTTTCATCGACCTGTGCAGTCAAGGAGAAGTAGTCAGTTCTATTTAACTACATATAGAGGTTTGGGAATTCCATGGAGGTCCACCGCTTCCAGAGCATCGGATTCAGAGTCTAGGTCCCGGCGACCTCATCCCAATGTGGTGGACTCTGCTTTGCCACTGAATTTACGGGAATCACAAAGTGTTTTAAGTTCGGATGCTGGTCCCCACACGGCAAACAGCCTCATCTCCAGTAACGGGAATCAGAGGTTTCTGGCGTCTTTTCGCAGAGATGCTGTAAGTGCAAATCCAACCAACCCTAGCACTTACGATGCACTACATGGCACAACAGGTGTGTCAGCCTTAACGCAGGAATATTCTGGGAACGGTGGATCGCGGGGACAGCGCAGTCACGGCGAAGAGGAACCTGTGTCCGAAGCTGTACATGTCCAACCATCACCATCATTAATGGACAATGCTGAAATAACAGCAGACCAAAACGCTGACATTGAGACACAAGAAGTTGGACGAAACACCTCACTGAACGAAACTGAGACTGAAGGCACCACTGAAGAGGTTGGGCAGCACTTAGCTCCGGGTGAAAGAGATTCGGTGCCTCAAGAAGTGTTTCCTTCTGCTGCTGCTTATAACACAACAGAGGAAGATGCTCAGCTGGCAAATGCAGAAAATGTGACCAACAATGATTCCCGCAGCAAGAATCACAGAAATTCAGTTTTTCACAATATGTATCCCTCAAGTGGAAGAATAAGACCACCAGCCCATCCTCCACCTGCGTCTGGTTATGGCACCAGGTACTTCCATAACG GTCTTCCAGACCTCATCCCTGACCCTTATTACATTCAAGCAGCATCTTATATCCAGCGTGTGCAGATGTATGCACTGAGATGTGCTGCTGAGGAGAACTGTCTCTCTCG GTCTGCCTATAGTCCAAGCGTCAGAGACCTTGACTATAGAGTACTACTTCGATTCCCTCAGAGAGTCAAGAATCAAGGAACTGCTGACTTCTTGCCTGTGAAACCAAGACACGAGTGGGAGTGGCATAGTTGCCATCA GCACTACCACAGCATGGAGGCTTTCAGTAATTACGATCTGTTGGAAATCTCCTCTGAGAGAAAAGTGGCTGAAGGACACAAGGCAAGTTTCTGTCTTGAGGACACAAGCTGTGATCACGGTGTAAGGCGACGCTACGCTTGCACAGTTCACACACAG GGATTGGGCCCTGGTTGCTATGATACGTATCATGCCAACATTGATTGTCAGTGGATTGACATCACTGATGTGCCTCCAGGAAATTACATTCTGAAG GTCACAGTGAACCCTTCACGACAGGTGGAGGAGTCTGATTTCTCCAACAATGTTGTCAGGTGTGACGTCAGATACACAGGCCCGTATGTACAAGTGCGCAACTGCAGAATAACTGT AAATTAA
- the tnfaip8l1 gene encoding tumor necrosis factor alpha-induced protein 8-like protein 1 isoform X1: MELEAVLYISEDIMDSFSTKNLALQAQKKLMSKMANKTVANMFIDDTSSEVLDELYRVTKEYTRNRKEAQKIIKNLIKMVVKLGVLYRNNQFSADELALVEGFRKKVHTLAMTAVSFHQIEFTFDRRIMSGILNECRELLHQAINRHLTAKSHSRINHVFNHFADCDFLATLYGPTEVYRGHLQRICDGVNKMLDEGNL; encoded by the exons ATGGAGCTAGAGGCTGTTCTATACATCTCTGAGG ACATCATGGACTCTTTCAGCACCAAGAACCTGGCCCTGCAGGCTCAAAAGAAGCTGATGAGTAAGATGGCCAACAAGACAGTGGCCAACATGTTCATCGACGACACCAGCAGCGAGGTGCTGGACGAGCTATACCGCGTGACCAAGGAGTACACGCGGAACCGTAAGGAGGCGCAGAAGATCATCAAGAACCTCATCAAGATGGTAGTGAAGCTGGGTGTGCTCTACCGCAACAACCAGTTCAGCGCTGACGAGCTGGCGCTGGTGGAGGGCTTCCGCAAGAAGGTGCACACGCTGGCCATGACGGCGGTCAGCTTCCACCAGATCGAGTTTACTTTCGACCGCCGCATCATGAGTGGCATCCTAAACGAGTGCCGCGAGCTGCTCCACCAGGCCATCAACCGCCACCTCACCGCCAAGTCACACTCCCGCATCAACCACGTTTTCAACCACTTTGCCGACTGTGACTTCCTCGCAACGCTCTACGGGCCCACCGAGGTCTACCGTGGCCACCTACAGAGGATTTGTGACGGTGTGAACAAGATGTTGGATGAAGGCAACCTCTGA
- the tnfaip8l1 gene encoding tumor necrosis factor alpha-induced protein 8-like protein 1 isoform X2, whose product MDSFSTKNLALQAQKKLMSKMANKTVANMFIDDTSSEVLDELYRVTKEYTRNRKEAQKIIKNLIKMVVKLGVLYRNNQFSADELALVEGFRKKVHTLAMTAVSFHQIEFTFDRRIMSGILNECRELLHQAINRHLTAKSHSRINHVFNHFADCDFLATLYGPTEVYRGHLQRICDGVNKMLDEGNL is encoded by the coding sequence ATGGACTCTTTCAGCACCAAGAACCTGGCCCTGCAGGCTCAAAAGAAGCTGATGAGTAAGATGGCCAACAAGACAGTGGCCAACATGTTCATCGACGACACCAGCAGCGAGGTGCTGGACGAGCTATACCGCGTGACCAAGGAGTACACGCGGAACCGTAAGGAGGCGCAGAAGATCATCAAGAACCTCATCAAGATGGTAGTGAAGCTGGGTGTGCTCTACCGCAACAACCAGTTCAGCGCTGACGAGCTGGCGCTGGTGGAGGGCTTCCGCAAGAAGGTGCACACGCTGGCCATGACGGCGGTCAGCTTCCACCAGATCGAGTTTACTTTCGACCGCCGCATCATGAGTGGCATCCTAAACGAGTGCCGCGAGCTGCTCCACCAGGCCATCAACCGCCACCTCACCGCCAAGTCACACTCCCGCATCAACCACGTTTTCAACCACTTTGCCGACTGTGACTTCCTCGCAACGCTCTACGGGCCCACCGAGGTCTACCGTGGCCACCTACAGAGGATTTGTGACGGTGTGAACAAGATGTTGGATGAAGGCAACCTCTGA
- the LOC125300709 gene encoding uncharacterized protein LOC125300709, translating into MLNQVAGTGRQALCTTPPLSRPDFSIMFADARQGGRDSVYQNNNGTHHHHLPWPHKVPGFPRELRRADSEHKRTCDKNGSLRFVAKEHTAKSHESTGSSGDLSNRPWRQTKLPFAARDGREQPDVAGYSCAPEASPVRWNRSVGQEQKHCLFVRDYYRECRFVEHCHQTDTHPSSRKCSPAPPTQFKGQENCGASVYSQGQQQGCVREPFQREPYGADMPDTGKQDPAPHDYLKNTLNSDSDCKVDSSKGDQVAPKVLPQESLDKSSSSNSPILPYKVSRGELASANKQLQQHQQSHSQMGEITTNAERLPSSAAQGPKPAPKPEPKPEPCLPWPKKKQRAVRDQIRRVVVELEGILHGLKEVHLEIKEVVQQIELLTSDIDLTGDEPHAGLHSDTLGSSSSSGVMVGCLRAEGDDRGDVESSRADSVPSSQKSVASESSSPVSSSTVANARTQHSQNSNEDHNTSPNYPLNTDSPPAIQFSGPRPKGRREGIKPALLRAVTLGARGKKPPPYPHQHPKTTRADKGRDCPPYPVKRRLLSTTV; encoded by the exons ATGCTAAATCAAGTGGCGGGAACCGGACGACAGGCTCTGTGCACCACACCTCCTCTGAGCCGACCGGACTTCTCCATCATGTTCGCAGACGCCAGGCAGGGAGGCCGGGACAGCGTCTACCAAAACAACAACGGcacgcaccaccaccacctcccgtGGCCACACAAGGTACCGGGCTTTCCACGGGAGCTGAGACGCGCCGACAGTGAACACAAGAGGACATGTGACAAAAACGGGAGCCTGCGCTTCGTGGCAAAAGAGCACACAGCGAAATCTCACGAGAGCACGGGCAGCAGCGGCGACCTTTCAAACAGACCCTGGCGTCAGACAAAGCTGCCTTTTGCCGCGCGGGACGGCCGCGAGCAGCCAGATGTGGCCGGATACAGCTGTGCGCCGGAGGCGAGCCCTGTGAGGTGGAACAGGTCTGTGGGACAGGAGCAGAAACACTGCCTGTTTGTGAGGGACTACTACAGAGAATGCCGCTTTGTTGAGCACTGCCACCAGAccgacacacacccctcctcaaGAAAGTGCTCGCCTGCTCCACCGACACAGTTCAAAGGTCAAGAAAACTGTGGAGCGTCTGTTTACAGCCAGGGACAacagcagggctgtgtgagagagCCCTTTCAGAGAGAGCCATATGGAGCTGACATGCCTGACACAGGTAAACAAGACCCCGCTCCACACGACTACTTAAAAAACACTTtaaattctgattctgattgcaAAGTGGATAGCAGCAAGGGGGATCAGGTTGCACCCAAGGTCCTTCCACAGGAAAGCCTAGATAAATCCAGCTCCAGTAACTCTCCCATCCTCCCATACAAAGTTTCACGTGGGGAGCTGGCTTCTGCTAacaagcagctgcagcagcatcaACAGAGCCATTCCCAAATGGGGGAGATCACAACTAATGCTGAGCGGCTGCCCTCCAGTGCAGCACAGGGACCGAAGCCCGCTCCAAAGCCAGAGCCCAAACCCGAGCCGTGCCTGCCGTGGCCAAAGAAGAAACAGAGGGCCGTTCGGGACCAAATCCGACGAGTCGTTGTGGAACTGGAGGGGATTTTGCATGGCCTAAAAGAGGTTCATCTGGAGATAAAAGAG GTGGTCCAACAGATTGAGCTTCTGACCTCAGACATTGACCTCACGGGGGACGAGCCACACGCCGGTCTCCATAGTGACACGCTGggcagcagcagctccagcGGGGTGATGGTGGGCTGCTTGCGGGCGGAGGGGGACGACAGGGGGGATGTGGAGTCGAGCAGAGCAGACAGTGTCCCCTCCTCCCAAAAGAGCGTCGCCTCGGAGAGCAGCAGCCCTGTGTCGTCCAGCACTGTGGCCAACGCCAGAACACAGCACAGTCAGAACTCTAATGAGGACCACAACACCTCGCCAAATTACCCACTTAACACTGATTCTCCACCAGCTATCCAATTTAGTGGCCCCAGGCCaaagggcaggagagagggaataaaaCCAGCCCTCTTGAGGGCAGTTACTCTAGGAGCCAGGGGCAAGAAGCCCCCACCGTACCCCCACCAGCACCCCAAAACTACCAGGGCAGACAAGGGAAGGGATTGTCCCCCGTACCCAGTGAAACGCAGGCTGCTCTCCACCACCGTCTGA
- the mydgf gene encoding myeloid-derived growth factor, with product MALLSNSRSAGPSTNILLGTVVLIVVAVASSENTKTVEFNVKPGGVVQTFSQKIKDHECSFTYASQGGTNEQWQMSVGLSDDDRLLSCSVWRPQGKSYLFFTQFKGEITGSKMEFASAYSQSAVGGQKDVPLKEEEYIVGDSSVTHREGKFRAELSKLTMIARTKHDEL from the exons ATGGCCCTCCTCAGTAACAGCAGAAGTGCAGGTCCCTCCACTAATATTCTGCTCGGAACTGTTGTTCTCATCGTCGTTGCGGTTGCTTCATCCGAAAACACAAAAACGGTGGAATTCAACGTAAAACCCGGGGGAGTTGTTCAGACTTTCTCCCAGAAAATC AAAGATCATGAATGCTCTTTCACATATGCATCTCAAGGAGGCACCAATGAG CAATGGCAAATGAGCGTGGGCCTCAGTGATGACGACAggcttctctcttgctctgtgtgGAG GCCACAAGGGAAGTCCTACCTGTTTTTCACTCAGTTCAAGGGAGAGATCACAGGATCAAAAATGGAATTTGCAAGTGCTTAT TCCCAGTCTGCTGTGGGAGGACAAAAGGATGTGCCTTTGAAGGAGGAAGAGTACATCGTTGGGGACTCCTCAG TGACCCATAGAGAGGGGAAGTTCCGGGCTGAGCTCTCGAAGCTGACCATGATCGCCCGGACCAAACACGACGAGCTGTGA